One Euphorbia lathyris chromosome 1, ddEupLath1.1, whole genome shotgun sequence DNA segment encodes these proteins:
- the LOC136204999 gene encoding protein AE7-like 1, which yields MTLGLINANPVVHARKERVARTEDLHCDDVVDPLDIYDFVRDIRDPEHPYSLEQLSVLSEESITVDDKLGRILITFTPTIQHCSMATVIGLCLRVKLQECFPPHYKVDIKVSPGSHADEESVNKQLNDKERVAAALENPNLRQLVDECLYSNEL from the exons ATGACTCTAGGTCTAATCAATGCAAATCCTGTTGTTCATGCTAGGAAGGAAAGGGTTGCTCGCACTGAAGATCTTCACTGTGATGATGTCGTCGATCCGCTCGATATCTATG ATTTCGTGAGAGATATAAGGGATCCAGAACACCCCTATTCACTAGAACAGCTCAGTGTTCTCTCAGAGGAATCAATCACCGTTGATGACAAGCTCGGCCGTATTCT GATTACTTTTACTCCAACAATCCAACACTGCAGCATGGCAACGGTTATTGGCCTTTGCCTTCGAGTAAAACTCCAAGAATGTTTCCCACCCCATTATAAG GTTGATATTAAAGTTTCTCCTGGATCTCATGCCGATGAAGAATCAG TTAATAAGcaattaaatgataaggaaagaGTTGCTGCTGCTCTAGAGAATCCGAATCTTCGCCAACTTGTTGATGAATGCCTCTATTCCAATGAACTTTGA